The following are encoded in a window of Aromatoleum petrolei genomic DNA:
- a CDS encoding septation protein A, whose product MKILFDLLPVILFFAAYKFAGHDPAAAHELASRILGNGIETAQAPILIATAVAILATIGQIGWVWFRHRKVDTMLWVSLAIIVVFGGATLFFHNPTFIKWKPTALYWLFGITLAGSELLFRRNLIRKMLEAQVRLPEPVWGRLSHAWTAFFISMGVLNLYVAYNFSEEAWVNFKLFGGMGLMLLFVLAQGLYLSKHIQEETS is encoded by the coding sequence ATGAAGATTCTTTTCGACCTGCTTCCCGTCATCCTTTTCTTTGCCGCCTACAAGTTCGCAGGACACGATCCGGCTGCGGCGCACGAACTCGCCAGCAGGATTCTCGGCAACGGCATCGAGACTGCACAGGCACCGATCCTCATAGCAACGGCGGTCGCAATCCTCGCCACGATCGGCCAGATCGGCTGGGTATGGTTCAGGCACCGCAAAGTCGACACGATGCTATGGGTCAGTCTGGCGATCATCGTCGTGTTCGGCGGCGCAACGCTGTTCTTCCACAACCCCACCTTCATCAAGTGGAAACCGACCGCGCTGTACTGGCTGTTCGGCATTACGCTGGCGGGCTCGGAACTGCTGTTCCGGCGCAACCTGATCCGCAAGATGCTCGAAGCGCAGGTACGCCTGCCCGAGCCGGTATGGGGGCGCCTCAGCCATGCCTGGACGGCGTTCTTCATCAGCATGGGCGTCCTCAACCTTTACGTCGCCTACAACTTTTCCGAAGAGGCCTGGGTCAACTTCAAGCTCTTCGGCGGAATGGGCCTGATGCTACTGTTTGTCCTGGCACAGGGCCTCTACCTCTCCAAACACATCCAGGAGGAAACCAGCTGA
- the lplT gene encoding lysophospholipid transporter LplT, whose amino-acid sequence MPLGFYIIMAAQFFSALADNALLIIAIALLREMSAPATYEPLLKLFFTVSYVALAAFVGAFADSMPKWRVMFISNTIKIGGCLMLLLGAHPLFAYAVIGLGAAAYSPAKYGILTEYLPHRLLVVANGWIEGLTVGAIILGTVLGGVLIRPDVGNWIASLGLPMVSGNALQSTIAIVGLLYLAAAAFNLRIPDTGVDHKPLKNNPIYLVHDFVHCMKLLWRDKLGQISLAVTTLFWGAGATLQFIVIKWAEHNLGFDLSKASMMQGVVAVGIALGSVLAARLISLRRSVQVIPLGIAMGLVVMVMVVVTQPTLAMVLMVVVGCLAGFFVVPMNALLQHRGHILMGAGHSIAVQNFNENLSILMMTGLYALLIMSGLSITAVIVMFGLFVAGTMYLVLRRHNFNQREVDSVALLEDHRH is encoded by the coding sequence ATGCCGCTCGGCTTCTACATCATCATGGCGGCGCAGTTCTTCTCTGCGCTGGCCGACAATGCGCTGTTGATCATCGCCATCGCGCTGCTGCGCGAGATGTCCGCCCCGGCAACGTACGAACCGCTGCTGAAGCTGTTCTTCACCGTCTCCTACGTCGCGCTTGCCGCATTCGTCGGCGCCTTTGCCGACTCGATGCCCAAGTGGCGGGTGATGTTCATCAGCAACACCATCAAGATCGGCGGCTGCCTCATGCTGCTCCTCGGCGCGCATCCGCTCTTCGCCTACGCCGTAATCGGGCTCGGCGCCGCTGCCTACTCCCCAGCCAAGTACGGCATCCTCACCGAATATCTGCCCCATCGCCTGCTGGTCGTCGCCAACGGCTGGATCGAGGGCCTCACCGTCGGCGCCATCATCCTCGGCACCGTCCTCGGCGGCGTGCTGATCCGTCCCGACGTCGGGAACTGGATCGCCAGTCTCGGCCTGCCCATGGTCAGCGGGAACGCCCTGCAGTCGACCATCGCCATCGTCGGACTGCTCTACCTTGCCGCAGCCGCGTTCAACCTGCGCATCCCCGACACCGGCGTCGACCACAAGCCGCTCAAGAACAACCCGATCTACCTCGTCCACGATTTCGTGCACTGCATGAAATTGCTGTGGCGCGACAAGCTCGGCCAGATCTCCCTCGCCGTCACCACCCTCTTCTGGGGCGCTGGCGCCACGCTGCAGTTCATCGTGATCAAATGGGCCGAGCACAATCTCGGCTTCGACCTTTCCAAGGCGTCGATGATGCAGGGCGTCGTCGCCGTCGGCATCGCGCTCGGCTCCGTGCTGGCCGCACGCCTGATCAGCCTGCGCCGCTCCGTCCAGGTCATCCCCCTGGGCATTGCCATGGGCCTGGTGGTGATGGTCATGGTCGTCGTCACCCAGCCCACGCTGGCGATGGTCCTGATGGTCGTCGTCGGCTGCCTGGCCGGCTTCTTCGTGGTGCCGATGAACGCCCTGCTCCAGCATCGCGGCCACATCCTCATGGGCGCGGGCCATTCGATCGCCGTGCAGAACTTCAACGAGAACCTGTCCATCCTGATGATGACCGGCCTGTACGCCCTGCTGATCATGTCGGGGCTGTCGATCACCGCGGTGATCGTGATGTTCGGACTGTTCGTAGCCGGGACGATGTACCTCGTGCTGCGGCGCCACAACTTCAACCAGCGCGAAGTCGATTCGGTCGCGCTGCTCGAAGACCACAGGCACTGA
- a CDS encoding acyl-CoA dehydrogenase has product MSQYTAPIRDMQFVMRELAGLDEVAKLPGCEEVSADLVDAILDEANKFASGVLAPLNRTGDQEGARWDKGEVRTAPGWKEAYKQFAEAGWTALACEPEFGGQGLPKLVATAVMEMWKASNMAFSLCPMLTSGAIEAVTLSGTDEQKAAYLPKMVSGEWTGTMNLTEPQAGSDLAAVRTRAEPQPDGTYRIFGQKIFITYGEHDMTDNIVHLVLARLPDAPEGVKGISLFVVPKFLLNADGTPGARNDVHCVSIEHKLGIHASPTCVLAFGDHGGAIGTLVGEENRGLEYMFIMMNEARFAVGMEGVALSERAYQHALAYAKDRVQGTEMGVRGGPKVSIIHHPDVRRMLMSMKSQTEAMRALAYVVAAANDAAHRDPDAAVRAENQAFVDLMIPVVKGWSTENSIDIASTGVQVHGGMGFIEETGAAQHLRDSRITTIYEGTTAIQANDLIGRKTAREGGVTIKALIAEMRGVLPLLAERGSDESFVAIGKSLESGIAALEAAVEYVLATYGKDIKAASVGSVPFLKLLGIVAGGWLMARAALVSSQRIAEGSSDEFYKTKIVTSRFYADHVLPQAQALSYTVVNGAAGALALDEAQF; this is encoded by the coding sequence ATGAGTCAATACACTGCGCCGATCCGCGACATGCAGTTCGTCATGCGTGAGCTGGCCGGCCTCGACGAAGTCGCGAAATTGCCCGGCTGCGAGGAAGTGTCCGCGGATCTGGTGGACGCGATCCTCGATGAGGCGAACAAGTTCGCCAGTGGCGTCCTCGCGCCCCTGAACCGGACTGGCGACCAGGAAGGTGCCAGATGGGACAAGGGCGAGGTCCGCACCGCGCCGGGCTGGAAGGAAGCCTACAAGCAGTTTGCCGAAGCCGGCTGGACCGCTCTTGCGTGCGAACCCGAATTCGGCGGCCAGGGGCTTCCCAAGCTTGTCGCGACCGCAGTGATGGAAATGTGGAAGGCCTCGAACATGGCCTTTTCCCTGTGCCCGATGCTGACCAGCGGCGCGATCGAAGCGGTCACGCTCAGTGGCACCGACGAACAGAAGGCAGCGTATCTGCCGAAGATGGTGAGCGGCGAATGGACCGGCACCATGAACCTGACCGAACCGCAGGCCGGTTCCGACCTCGCGGCGGTGCGCACGCGCGCCGAACCGCAGCCTGACGGCACCTACAGGATTTTCGGCCAGAAGATCTTCATCACTTACGGCGAACACGACATGACGGACAACATCGTCCACCTCGTGCTCGCCCGCCTGCCGGACGCCCCGGAAGGCGTGAAGGGCATCTCGCTCTTCGTCGTGCCGAAGTTCCTGCTCAACGCAGACGGCACGCCCGGTGCACGTAACGACGTCCACTGCGTGTCGATCGAACACAAGCTGGGCATTCATGCCAGCCCGACCTGCGTGCTCGCATTCGGCGACCACGGTGGCGCGATCGGTACCCTTGTCGGCGAGGAGAACCGCGGCCTCGAGTACATGTTCATCATGATGAACGAAGCGCGCTTCGCCGTCGGCATGGAAGGCGTGGCCCTGTCCGAGCGTGCCTACCAGCATGCGCTGGCCTATGCCAAGGATCGCGTGCAGGGCACAGAGATGGGCGTGCGCGGCGGCCCGAAGGTGTCGATCATCCATCACCCCGATGTGCGCCGCATGCTGATGTCCATGAAGTCGCAGACCGAGGCCATGCGCGCGCTGGCCTACGTCGTGGCAGCGGCGAACGACGCAGCGCATCGCGATCCGGACGCCGCGGTGCGCGCGGAAAACCAGGCTTTCGTCGACCTCATGATCCCAGTCGTGAAGGGCTGGTCGACCGAGAACTCGATCGACATCGCGTCGACCGGCGTGCAGGTGCACGGCGGCATGGGCTTCATCGAGGAGACCGGTGCGGCGCAGCACCTGCGCGATTCGCGCATCACGACGATCTACGAGGGCACGACCGCGATCCAGGCGAACGACCTCATCGGCCGCAAGACGGCGCGCGAAGGCGGGGTGACCATCAAGGCCCTGATCGCGGAGATGCGCGGCGTGCTCCCCCTGCTCGCCGAAAGGGGTAGCGACGAGTCGTTCGTGGCGATCGGCAAGTCCCTCGAGTCGGGCATCGCCGCACTGGAAGCCGCGGTCGAGTATGTGCTCGCCACCTACGGCAAGGACATCAAGGCCGCTTCCGTGGGCTCGGTGCCTTTCCTCAAGCTTCTCGGCATCGTTGCGGGCGGCTGGCTCATGGCGCGTGCCGCGCTGGTGTCGTCGCAGCGCATCGCCGAAGGCTCCTCGGACGAGTTCTACAAGACCAAGATCGTCACCTCGCGCTTTTACGCCGACCACGTCCTGCCGCAGGCGCAGGCGCTGTCCTACACGGTCGTGAATGGCGCCGCGGGTGCGCTGGCGCTCGACGAAGCGCAGTTCTGA
- a CDS encoding peptidylprolyl isomerase yields the protein MIRFPSRLALCLMAGLIGQAAHAAGPAATVNGTAIPAARADVMFNEQRAQGAPDNQQLRDAVREELIRREVLAQEAAKKGIDKKSEVQAQMDLARQAVLLRAYIQDYVKANPITDADLKKEYDSVKSKMGSKEYKPRHVLVETEDEAKAIIAKLKAGEKFDALAKQSKDPGSKDNGGDLGWSNPGMFVKPFSDAMVKLEKGKYSETPVKSDFGYHVIQLDDVRDLKAPDFEEVKPQLEQRLQQQKIEKHIMDLRAKAKVQ from the coding sequence ATGATTCGCTTTCCCAGCCGTCTCGCTCTTTGTCTCATGGCCGGCCTGATCGGCCAGGCAGCCCATGCGGCCGGCCCGGCCGCCACGGTGAACGGCACGGCAATCCCCGCGGCGCGCGCGGACGTGATGTTCAACGAGCAGCGTGCCCAGGGCGCTCCGGACAACCAGCAGCTCCGCGACGCAGTGCGCGAGGAACTGATCCGCCGCGAAGTTCTGGCCCAGGAGGCCGCAAAGAAGGGTATCGACAAGAAGAGCGAAGTGCAGGCCCAGATGGACCTCGCCCGCCAGGCCGTGCTGCTGCGCGCCTATATTCAGGACTACGTGAAGGCCAACCCGATCACTGACGCCGACCTGAAGAAGGAATACGACAGCGTCAAGAGCAAGATGGGCTCCAAGGAATACAAGCCCCGCCACGTCCTGGTCGAGACCGAGGACGAAGCCAAGGCGATCATCGCGAAGCTGAAGGCCGGAGAGAAGTTCGACGCGCTGGCCAAGCAGTCCAAGGACCCCGGCTCCAAGGACAACGGCGGGGACCTCGGCTGGAGCAATCCGGGCATGTTCGTGAAACCGTTCTCCGATGCCATGGTCAAGCTCGAGAAGGGCAAGTACAGCGAGACGCCGGTCAAGAGCGACTTCGGCTATCACGTGATCCAGCTCGACGACGTGCGCGACCTGAAGGCACCCGACTTCGAGGAAGTGAAGCCGCAGCTGGAGCAGCGCCTGCAACAGCAGAAGATCGAGAAGCACATCATGGATCTGCGCGCCAAGGCGAAAGTCCAGTAA
- a CDS encoding uracil-DNA glycosylase, producing MGLAPVWRLRAGRAEESRDQGADGGATEPVEALPEPAPVATGPGRGSAASPLSAPPQTAALLPAREANRARVALPPRDPKPHPTAAAAVAPSRVRRAEVDPARAGRIARMDWDELEADMRACGACRLCEKRRQAVPGVGDRGAEWMFVGEGPGSEEDQRGEPFVGVAGKLLDAMLAAIGLKRGENVYIANAVKCRPPHNRTPQADEIATCHPYLARQIELVRPRILIALGRPAALALLDAEISIGASRGRVFHRGDTPVVVTYHPAYLLRNQADKTKAWEDLCFARRLMQELAGQA from the coding sequence ATGGGCCTCGCTCCCGTGTGGCGATTGCGTGCAGGGCGCGCGGAGGAAAGTAGGGATCAGGGCGCGGACGGGGGGGCGACAGAACCCGTAGAGGCCTTGCCGGAGCCGGCGCCGGTCGCAACCGGTCCGGGTCGCGGCAGCGCGGCCTCGCCCCTGTCCGCGCCGCCCCAGACGGCGGCACTGTTGCCGGCACGTGAGGCGAATCGCGCGCGGGTGGCGCTTCCCCCCCGCGATCCGAAACCGCACCCGACGGCGGCTGCTGCTGTAGCACCATCCAGAGTGCGAAGGGCGGAGGTCGATCCTGCCCGGGCCGGCCGCATCGCGCGGATGGACTGGGACGAGCTGGAAGCCGATATGCGCGCCTGCGGGGCATGCCGCCTGTGCGAGAAGCGCAGGCAGGCGGTCCCCGGAGTGGGCGATCGCGGGGCTGAGTGGATGTTCGTCGGGGAGGGCCCCGGGTCCGAGGAGGATCAGCGCGGCGAGCCCTTCGTCGGTGTCGCGGGAAAGCTGCTCGATGCAATGCTGGCCGCAATCGGCCTCAAACGGGGCGAAAACGTCTATATCGCGAATGCGGTGAAATGCCGGCCGCCGCACAACCGCACGCCGCAGGCCGACGAGATCGCGACCTGCCACCCCTATCTGGCGCGCCAGATCGAGCTGGTGCGCCCGCGCATCCTCATCGCGCTTGGCCGCCCGGCGGCGCTTGCATTGCTGGATGCGGAGATCAGCATCGGCGCGTCGCGTGGCCGGGTGTTTCATCGTGGAGATACGCCCGTGGTCGTGACCTATCATCCCGCATACCTGCTGCGGAACCAGGCCGACAAGACCAAGGCGTGGGAGGATCTTTGCTTTGCGCGCCGCCTGATGCAGGAGCTTGCCGGGCAGGCGTGA
- a CDS encoding YciI family protein, which produces MLYVLTGEDAPGQLDVRMAVRPAHLARLEKLRDEGRLVVAGPMPAIDSPDPGPAGFFGSLVIAEFPSQAEAEAWLAADPYVANGVFARTSVRPYKKVLP; this is translated from the coding sequence ATGCTTTACGTGCTGACGGGCGAAGACGCCCCGGGCCAACTCGACGTCCGCATGGCCGTGCGCCCCGCACACCTCGCACGCCTCGAGAAGCTCCGTGACGAGGGACGACTCGTTGTCGCCGGGCCGATGCCCGCGATCGACTCGCCAGACCCCGGCCCGGCCGGCTTCTTCGGCAGCCTCGTGATCGCCGAATTCCCCTCGCAGGCCGAAGCCGAAGCCTGGCTCGCAGCAGACCCCTACGTCGCGAATGGCGTGTTCGCCCGCACCAGCGTCCGCCCGTACAAGAAGGTCCTGCCGTGA
- the rimI gene encoding ribosomal protein S18-alanine N-acetyltransferase gives MTDADLPWVVENERELHAFPWSEGNFADSLRAGYNCWVMCNDAGPVAYAVMLTVIDEAHLLNISVTRGAQRNGIGGKLLEHLFSVAQQTGATQFFLEVRPSNTPALALYEGRGFVAVGRRKGYYPALDGGREEAIVMRREL, from the coding sequence ATGACGGACGCGGATCTGCCGTGGGTGGTTGAGAACGAGCGCGAACTGCATGCGTTTCCGTGGAGCGAAGGCAATTTCGCGGATTCCCTGCGCGCGGGCTACAACTGCTGGGTGATGTGCAACGACGCAGGCCCGGTTGCCTATGCGGTGATGCTGACGGTGATAGACGAGGCGCACCTCCTGAATATTAGCGTTACTCGGGGGGCACAGCGCAACGGCATTGGCGGGAAGTTGCTCGAACACCTGTTCTCCGTGGCACAGCAGACGGGAGCGACGCAATTCTTCCTTGAGGTGCGCCCGTCCAATACGCCTGCACTTGCTTTGTATGAGGGGCGCGGATTCGTCGCGGTCGGGCGGAGAAAGGGCTATTACCCGGCGCTCGACGGCGGGCGGGAGGAGGCGATCGTGATGAGGCGCGAACTGTGA
- a CDS encoding ATP-binding protein, with protein sequence MNRSLPTKPELSVSEAGEASAAPGQESRIARLLPRTLLWQTFFLIALLLTLALATWSQIFSHFEEPARARRLAQMVASVVNLTRAALINAEVERRTELLIELAALEGMRIYPAEPSDELEPLPNTRGMRLLTDEVRRQLGTHTRFASRWKALDGFWVSFRLDPDDEQDFWLMLPSERLEQTGALEWLVWGGGALLAALIGAYMIVSRIGVPLRNLARSARVVGSGRTPPHLPENGPLEIATVARAFNQMAGDLARTDADRALILAGVSHDLRTPLARLRLGIEMSGAPETDVRAMVTDVEEMDRIIGQFLDFGRGEPQEPLQLEDLVGLLADIAEPYRLRGIKVHLDTPPSLSAPVRTLPLRRAVRNLIDNAVRYAGEESPIGLILSSRGDEALIEVADRGPGIPEADMDRMRHPFTRLETARSNTKGAGLGLAIVERIVASHEGRLELRARSGGGLRAVIHLPLEGPRRGRMLAAGSEAGSE encoded by the coding sequence ATGAATCGAAGCCTGCCAACGAAGCCTGAGCTGTCCGTGTCGGAAGCGGGGGAGGCTTCGGCGGCCCCCGGCCAGGAGTCGCGCATCGCGCGGCTCCTGCCGCGCACGCTCCTGTGGCAGACCTTCTTCCTTATTGCCCTGCTCCTTACCCTCGCGCTCGCGACCTGGTCGCAGATCTTCAGCCATTTCGAGGAGCCGGCGCGCGCACGCCGCCTTGCGCAGATGGTCGCCAGCGTGGTGAACCTCACGCGCGCGGCGCTCATCAATGCCGAAGTCGAGCGGCGCACCGAACTGCTGATCGAACTCGCCGCGCTGGAAGGCATGCGCATTTACCCGGCCGAACCAAGCGACGAGCTCGAGCCACTGCCCAACACCCGCGGCATGCGGCTGCTGACTGACGAGGTCCGCCGCCAACTCGGCACCCACACCCGATTCGCCTCGCGCTGGAAGGCGCTGGACGGTTTCTGGGTGAGTTTCCGTCTCGACCCCGACGACGAACAGGACTTCTGGCTGATGCTCCCGTCGGAACGGCTGGAGCAGACCGGCGCCCTGGAATGGCTCGTATGGGGCGGCGGCGCGCTCCTCGCCGCGCTGATCGGTGCCTACATGATCGTTTCGCGCATCGGCGTCCCGCTGCGCAACCTGGCTCGCTCGGCACGCGTCGTCGGCAGCGGGCGCACCCCGCCGCACCTGCCCGAGAACGGGCCGCTGGAGATCGCCACCGTTGCACGGGCATTCAACCAGATGGCCGGCGACCTCGCCCGCACCGACGCCGACCGCGCCCTGATCCTCGCCGGTGTTTCGCATGACCTGCGCACTCCCCTTGCACGCCTGCGGCTCGGCATCGAGATGTCCGGCGCCCCCGAAACCGATGTCCGAGCGATGGTCACCGACGTCGAGGAGATGGACCGCATCATCGGCCAGTTCCTCGATTTCGGCCGCGGCGAGCCGCAGGAGCCCCTCCAGCTTGAAGACCTCGTCGGCCTGCTCGCCGACATCGCCGAACCCTATCGGCTGCGCGGCATCAAGGTGCACCTCGACACGCCGCCAAGCCTCTCCGCACCCGTGCGCACCCTGCCGCTTCGGCGCGCGGTCCGCAACCTGATCGACAATGCCGTGCGCTATGCGGGCGAGGAAAGCCCGATCGGCCTCATCCTCTCGAGCCGCGGCGACGAAGCCCTGATCGAGGTTGCCGACCGTGGCCCGGGCATTCCCGAGGCGGACATGGACCGCATGCGCCATCCATTCACCCGCCTCGAGACGGCCCGCTCGAATACCAAGGGCGCAGGCCTCGGCCTCGCGATCGTCGAACGCATCGTCGCCTCCCACGAGGGCCGTCTCGAACTGCGTGCCCGGAGCGGCGGCGGCCTGCGCGCCGTCATCCACCTGCCGCTCGAAGGACCCAGACGCGGGAGAATGCTCGCCGCCGGCAGCGAGGCTGGAAGCGAGTAG
- the tsaB gene encoding tRNA (adenosine(37)-N6)-threonylcarbamoyltransferase complex dimerization subunit type 1 TsaB, with product MKILSIETSCEHASVALLFDGETVERSLEGHSNHSERLLPTLKMLLSEAGIALGALDAVAFGAGPGAFTGLRLACGVAQGLAMGADLGVAPICSLEALALQGSGDDIYVATDARMGEVYSAACRFVGGLPVMLAPPTCCPPEMLALPAGGRWTGIGSAFAVYGDRIPREVLDRLDPLQGGAVPRASDVARLAMRMVEGGILVAADIAAPLYVRDKVALTTAERLARGGRA from the coding sequence ATGAAAATCCTCTCGATCGAGACCTCGTGCGAGCACGCGAGCGTCGCCCTGTTGTTCGACGGCGAGACCGTGGAACGAAGCCTGGAAGGGCATTCGAATCATTCCGAACGCCTGCTGCCCACCCTGAAGATGCTGCTGTCCGAGGCCGGGATTGCGCTGGGTGCGCTCGACGCGGTCGCGTTCGGGGCCGGGCCAGGAGCCTTTACGGGCTTACGCCTCGCGTGCGGGGTGGCGCAGGGACTGGCGATGGGGGCAGATCTCGGGGTCGCGCCGATCTGCAGCCTCGAGGCGCTGGCGTTGCAGGGTTCGGGGGATGACATCTATGTCGCGACCGATGCCCGCATGGGTGAGGTGTACTCGGCGGCCTGTCGGTTCGTCGGCGGACTCCCCGTCATGCTTGCCCCGCCGACGTGCTGCCCGCCCGAAATGCTGGCATTGCCTGCCGGAGGGCGGTGGACCGGAATCGGATCGGCCTTTGCAGTCTATGGCGATCGCATTCCGCGCGAGGTGCTCGATCGGCTGGACCCTTTGCAGGGGGGGGCAGTGCCGCGCGCGTCAGATGTCGCGAGACTGGCGATGCGCATGGTCGAAGGCGGGATACTGGTCGCCGCCGATATCGCCGCGCCACTGTATGTGCGGGACAAGGTTGCGCTGACGACTGCCGAGCGCCTTGCGCGCGGAGGGCGGGCGTGA
- a CDS encoding BolA family protein encodes MSVIDEIRNRLAPLNPLSIEIEDESALHAGHAGAKGGGGHYRMTMVSDAFIGKNTVARHRLIYGALGELMRTRIHALAIRALTAEEANTQPTRKEL; translated from the coding sequence GTGAGCGTGATTGACGAGATCAGGAACCGGCTCGCGCCGCTGAATCCACTCTCGATCGAGATCGAGGACGAAAGTGCCCTGCACGCCGGACATGCCGGCGCGAAAGGCGGCGGAGGACACTACCGCATGACGATGGTGTCGGACGCATTTATCGGCAAGAATACGGTGGCACGCCACCGACTCATATACGGCGCGCTGGGCGAGCTGATGCGCACCCGCATCCATGCCCTCGCCATTCGCGCCCTGACGGCCGAAGAGGCCAACACTCAACCCACCAGAAAGGAACTTTGA
- a CDS encoding LysR family transcriptional regulator produces the protein MADRRLQVFSAVAKYGSFTRAAEHLFMTQPAVTFQIKQPEEHFNTRLLERGHGRVSLTPAGEVVLAYADRILDLSDELESRVSELTDELGGALNIGTSTTIAAYWLPQLLEGFKRKYPRVVPRVVVGNSQLTEDRVASRELDLGLIEIVSEQPAIERMTATRDELFVICSPKDALAKHKSLSAKVLKDHPLITRDPGNAIRVLAEDFFAAAGIGIDELTICAELGSLATVKHLAAEGMGFAIASRAAIQRDLRDGRLVGIPLEPRQYTPLEVIVPRDKFRSRLITTFAEYAVAEFKRMAVDDVGA, from the coding sequence GTGGCTGATCGCAGACTTCAGGTATTCAGTGCCGTGGCCAAGTACGGTTCCTTCACCCGGGCCGCGGAACATCTTTTCATGACCCAACCGGCCGTGACCTTCCAGATCAAGCAGCCGGAGGAGCATTTCAACACGCGCCTGCTCGAGCGCGGGCACGGGCGAGTGAGCCTGACGCCGGCCGGGGAGGTGGTGCTCGCCTACGCGGACCGGATCCTGGATCTTTCGGACGAGCTGGAGTCGCGGGTGTCGGAACTGACCGACGAGCTCGGCGGCGCGCTCAACATCGGGACCAGCACGACGATTGCGGCGTACTGGCTGCCACAGCTGCTGGAAGGCTTCAAGCGCAAATATCCGCGCGTGGTGCCGCGCGTGGTGGTGGGCAATTCGCAGCTGACCGAGGACCGCGTCGCGTCGCGCGAGCTCGACCTCGGGCTGATCGAGATCGTTTCGGAACAGCCGGCGATCGAGCGCATGACGGCGACGCGCGACGAACTGTTCGTGATCTGTTCCCCGAAGGATGCGCTGGCGAAGCACAAGAGCCTCAGCGCCAAGGTGCTGAAGGACCATCCGCTGATCACCCGCGATCCGGGCAACGCCATCCGCGTACTGGCCGAGGATTTCTTTGCCGCCGCGGGCATCGGCATCGACGAGCTGACGATCTGCGCTGAGCTGGGAAGCCTCGCGACCGTGAAGCATCTCGCAGCCGAGGGGATGGGGTTCGCGATCGCGTCGCGCGCGGCGATCCAGCGCGACCTCCGCGACGGGCGCCTGGTCGGGATTCCGCTGGAGCCGCGTCAATACACGCCGCTGGAGGTGATCGTGCCGCGCGACAAGTTCCGTTCCCGTCTGATCACGACCTTCGCGGAGTATGCGGTGGCCGAGTTCAAGCGCATGGCGGTCGAT
- the ompR gene encoding two-component system response regulator OmpR produces the protein MNTKIRYRVLLVDDDARLRELLSRYLQEQGFTVKAVVDAASMDRALHREHYDVMVLDLMLPGEDGLAICRRLRGDQNAIPIIMLTAKGDDVDRIIGLEMGADDYLAKPFNPRELVARIHAVMRRQPPTLPGAPTIEDEVVKFGNVQVNLGVRSLVRDGEEISLTTGEFSLLKVLLQHPRQPLSRDKLMELARGREYGVFDRAIDVQVSRLRKLVEEDPAKPRYIQTVWGFGYVFVPDESKPANEA, from the coding sequence ATGAACACCAAGATCCGATATCGAGTATTGCTGGTCGACGACGACGCTCGCCTCCGCGAACTGTTGTCGCGTTACCTCCAGGAACAGGGCTTCACCGTCAAGGCCGTCGTGGACGCTGCGTCCATGGATCGTGCCCTGCACCGCGAGCATTACGACGTGATGGTGCTGGACCTGATGCTTCCCGGCGAAGACGGTCTCGCCATCTGTCGCCGCCTGCGGGGCGACCAGAACGCCATCCCCATCATCATGCTCACGGCCAAAGGCGACGACGTCGACCGCATCATCGGCCTAGAGATGGGCGCCGACGACTACCTCGCCAAGCCGTTCAATCCGCGCGAGCTCGTCGCCCGCATCCACGCGGTGATGCGCCGGCAACCGCCGACGCTGCCCGGAGCGCCGACGATCGAGGATGAAGTCGTCAAGTTCGGCAACGTGCAGGTCAACCTCGGCGTGCGTTCGCTCGTTCGCGACGGCGAGGAGATCTCGCTGACCACCGGCGAGTTCTCCCTGCTCAAGGTCCTGCTCCAGCATCCGCGCCAGCCGCTGTCCCGCGACAAGCTCATGGAACTGGCGCGAGGCCGTGAATACGGGGTCTTCGACCGCGCGATCGACGTGCAGGTGAGCCGCCTGCGCAAGCTCGTCGAGGAAGACCCCGCCAAACCGCGCTACATCCAGACTGTGTGGGGCTTCGGATACGTATTCGTGCCGGATGAATCGAAGCCTGCCAACGAAGCCTGA